A region of the Oncorhynchus clarkii lewisi isolate Uvic-CL-2024 chromosome 4, UVic_Ocla_1.0, whole genome shotgun sequence genome:
tatacagtatatcacatcagAAACCTAGTTAAAGGTtgtggatatacagtatatcacattagAAACCTAGTTAAAGGTTGTGGATAAACAGTATATCACATTAGAAACCTAGTTAAAGGTTGTGGATAAGCAGTATATCACATTAGAAACCTAGTTAAAGGTTGTGGATAAACAGTATATCACATCAGAAACCTAGTTAAAGGTTGtgggtatacagtatataacatTAGAAACCTAGTTAAAGGTTGTGGATAAACAGTATATAACATTAGAAACCTAGTTAAAGGTTGTGGATAAACAGTATATAACATTAGAAACCTAGTTAAAGGTtgtggatatacagtatatcacatcagAAACCTAGTTAAAGGTTGTGGGTATACAGTATATCCAGTTACACTTGTGATCTTGTCTTTACTTGGAAATGATGGTATTTTCACCATAATGTGTACTTTTACATCACCATCAAATGTGTTTACACTTTTCACAGCAGTTTCatttatgtttttgtattttcacCAAAAGTGCAGTGTTCATACCTTTTACCTGAACTTTTTTTATTAGAATTTTTTACATATGGTAGCAACCCAAACTAGTATCCCAAACATAAACTCAAGAAGCCCTGGAAACTCCAAgtgacagtacaacacagtacaacaccTCCTTTTGTACACAATACACATACAtcacaggtggcttgtggcaccttaattgggctcatagtaatggctggaaaggaATAAATCAAATGGTATTGTCATGGCTGTTGAAGgaagaactggaccaaggtgcagagtggtgagcgtacattttcttttattataaaaaatgacgccaacaaaacaacaaacgagaaaacaaccgtgaagctacagGCTATGTGGAATAAacaaaagtcaacttcccacaaagacaggtgggaaaagggctacctaagtatggttcgcaatcagagacaacgatagacagctgtccctgattgagaaccctacgtggccaaaacatagaactaCAAACAATAGAACATAGAAACCTAATTAAAGGTTgtgggtatacagtatatcacatcagAAACCTAGTTAAAGGTTgtgggtatacagtatatcacatcagAAACCTAGTTAAAGGTTgtgggtatacagtatatcacatcagaaacccaccccaaatcacaccctgaccaaaccaaatagagacataaataaggatctctaaggtcagggcgtgacaggtatcaaacacatggtttccatatgCTTGATACCaatccattcactccattccagccattattagcAGTCTTCCCTTCACCAGCTTCCTGTGTTGTTGCACATCATTACAAGAAAAACATACATACTGTAGACAGAAGTCAGAATGACAAATGGTTGGAAGTATTGGGGAGTTCCATTGCTTTGGACAAAGTTGGGGAAGGAGTttggagtactggaggactgaCATGGTTCGTCAGAGTAGCACAAACAGTCAAATCTGTCAGCAAACCAGTCAATCTCATATTGGGACATTTCACCCTTCACAGCCAGATTGCCTGTTTTATATCTCTTGATCTGGAAGGTATATGGGTTGAGGTGTAGGTAGTCGTCTCTGTCCCAGTGCTTTCTTATGCATCGGCCATTCGCCCGACACAAAGCCCCGCTGCACAGCCGCGATGCTGTGGAAACATTCAAGATGTATGGATTCATGATCTTCTCCAGGTGGCGTCTGGCAGTGAAGCAGGAGTCCTGTTAAAAGTTAGGGACAGAATTATAAAGTGCTTTTGTTGTGTTTACATTAAATGTTTGATTAAATGCATTTAGGTGCATGGATTGTTCTTAGAAGCATATGAAATAGATCTGTAAAGAAATAGGGAGCATACCTCTGAGTCAGTGACATTCATGTCCCCCCAGGAGATCACCCCAGCCGCTCCCAGGGCAGCTGCCTCCCCAATGGTGTTCACCAGGTCATACTggaaaacacagagttacaaagTCATAAGGGAAAATCACTATGACATAATACACCCACACCAAGTCATTCAAAGAATAGACATTTTGCCAAGACAAAACACTAGCACTTCAAACACACTTCAAACAATAACATGATAGAAAATGACACTAAACAAAGTTGTCATGTTGGTAGAACAGAGGATTAAATAAAAAGATAGAGAGATCACTATGATTTTTTAGCAATACCCTTGAGACATTTAGGCCAGGGGTCGGCCAAAGGTTTTTAGCAACGTAAAAAAAACTATACGTCTTGTTTGTAGGATTTTAGTTTTACGTCCAAAAAGACTAAAATCACCAGTATTCCAGTAAAACATTTGTTTCATTTAGGAAATCTATTAAATTATTCCCACAAATATAAAAAGAGACATATGTGATCGTGTCTCAATATATTCAAGGTATGAAAGTATTGTTCTTTTGAAATACAATctctttttgggcttagttgtgTTCAATtatgcagtgtacaaattattataattaagttCCATCCTCTaccacggctgaatctagttgcagACCCCTGGTTTAGGCTATGTCTGATTTTAGGCCAGTTAGTGTGCTGTCAGGTACATAAATAGTTTTCAGATCTCTTGACAGTGTTCACTGACCTCTGACATGTAGTCATCACCACTATCTTTGAAAACTGGGCGGATGTAGGCGTAGACAGGAATGGCGTAACTTTGGTTGGGGAGCATGGATACTCTCATAGCTTCTTGAATGCGGTGGCGGACAAACAGGCTGGCTTGGTAGGAATCTCTCAGGATCAGCTccagatagatggatggatagagagcagTGGACTCCTTCCATAGCCACATCAACTCATCGTTCCTCTCTTGCTCAAGCTCAGGACAACTCCCAGAATAATCACTCATATCCTGGTTGTAGTCGTAGTTGTAACAGTCCGGGTACAGATAGTATCCCCAAAGCCTGTTGGGTCTTAGCCTCTTCCCAACCAAGAGAGATCGGAGAAAGTATCGCTTTGCTGCTCGCTCAAACACTATCTTGGCTCTGTCTTCGGCCTCGTCGTCGGATAAGGTTGGGGTCTTGGTTTTCACAGTCTCAATTGAGAGATCTCGATAGACGTCCTTGCTGCCCCAGTTCCGGACCCACTGTGGTCGCCACTCCTCAAAGTCAAGGATGGCGAGGCCCGGTTGGTCTTCGGGGATGTAGTATTCAATGTCATCTTCGGCCTGCTCACGGTGTTCCTGGAAATCAATCAGCTGTGGAAGGCCTTCATCATACATTTCCCCTGTGTCCTCGTCCACATAGGGGAAGAGGCCGAAACGGTCAGTGTAGAAAATGGAGATGCTTTGGTTGGTGGCAGACTTCAAAGTGCTGCTCACTAACTGGAAGTGGGAGAGGTTGAGAACTACGCCAAATCTGGTCTCGCAGAGTTCTGTGGGAGCGTTCCACATGAATAGGAAGGGGTAGTCAGGATCTACAGGTGGGTCTGTTTTAGGTAGTGCCCAGTTAGTGCCCAGCAGAGTCATGAGAAAAAAACATTCCATGAAGTGCAGTCCACGAACGGAGACCGTGTCAAGATTCATTTTCAACTCTTTGTCTTATTCCTTAAGACGGGAAAACAAAGCATAAATAATCTACGTTTTTGTGAGTAATGTTTTGGAGCAGAATCAAAAGAAAGCACATCCAACCCAGATTTAAGTAGGTAAATGTGTTCTGCACGACCTTTCTTTTCAAAGCAGATTTCCTTTCAAAGAAGAagtatttgtttttgtttgatgtaaTTTTGGCAAATACAAACATAACTGTGACATCACTGGTCAGCATTCTATCCTGCACCATCTACTCAAAAAAAGCTTTTACATTTAAAGTGTTCAATTCAataaaaataattacatttttctGCGAGGGAACATCTTGTGTGGAGTGGAAAATACAACCAAACACTGCACAAATTGTAAAAATAGAAGTGACAGTCAAAATGGAGCCAATAGAGAATGACATCAGCACAAAACTAAGCACATTGTattcaatcttttttttttttttttttcacctttatttaacctggtaggcaagttgagaacaagttctcatttataactgctacctggccaagaaaaagcaaagcagttcgacacatacaacaacacagagttacacatggagtaaaacaaacatacagtcaataatacagtagaaaaataagtctatatacaatgtgagcaaatgaggtgaatCATATCTGTGATTTCTCAACTGCTGAAAATTACCACCCTACTATTTCACAATGTATTGCAACTGGAAGAGTGGGAATTGGAGTTGATGATCATTGACTAGCAATGCCTGACGTGTGAATTAGAGCTCTGTGATATGGACAAAAATCCGTAATACAATAAATTGCCTGAATATTGTGAGTATGATAATTAGAACTATAcatttataacattaatgtgcatcacacacatatatatatatatatatatatatatatatatatatatatatatatattttacaaataGTTTGATGGTTGAAGTCATCAATTGTAAAATGAACAATCACCCATATAAGCAAACGTATTTCGCATTTCTGTAGTAAATGTTAATTTTTTTAATGAAGGATATCTGCAAAATGTCTGCGATAAGTGAATGGTATGGTCAGAGTTTATTGACCCagttctacactcttagaaaaaagggttccaaaagggctCTGAAGCTGTCAACATAGGATAAAACTTTTTTGTTCCAGGAAGAACCCTTATTGGTTcaaggtagaactattttgggttccatgtagaaccctttccacaaagggttctacatggaacccaaaatagttctacctggaaccaaaaggggttcttcaaagggttctcctatgaggacagccgaagacccctttttggttctacatagcacctttttttctaagagtgtacatgtATCTCTCACTTGAACTAATTTGGATGGTGGTTGTACTGGAATAAAGTCACATCCAGTTAAGCTGTCTTGTGTCCAAGTCTTTTCTTTAATAAAGCTGATGTTCCACTCTCTGAAAGCTACAAACGGCGCGTTGCATTACCACCATCTCAATTAATTTACATGGCAGACAGGAACTTAGACACACGTCAGGCATCACTAATCAATGATCATCAACTCCAATTCCCACTCTCATTCCTCACATTATGCAACCTTGTAATGtactcaaggtttaaaaaggcttctaaagtttgtcatttccactttgaaaaaTGAATCAAACCCTactaaaatgtccattaattataatccacataataattcacatttccttttgctgcaggattattttcctgctgttgcgaactggctcaaattaagatcctatatctgtaccaCTTCAAACTTACTTCAAACAATAACATGAGAGAAAATGAGACTTAACAAAGTTGTCGAGCTGGTAGAACAAAGGAATAAAGGTTACAACATGAATGTGCACACACCTGTTCCAGGGATTCGCACACAAATCCCTTGCAATCCAGCACACTCTGTATTTCCCCTTCTCCTGCTCAAAATGTTTGATCCCTTACTACAAACCTCACCACAGGTCTCATCTGGGAAATTTAAATAGTGTGTCTCTAAATACGTTTTGCAATAGCTTTGAGCGTAGCTTGGTGTTACAAAGCAAACGTATGCGTTTGAAGACAGACGTTGATTTATATGCTAGATCTTGTGACTCCCTCAGGTGGTTATATTTATTGGGATTCGTTGATATGAACAGGTTTAAAATGAACTTGTCTGTGCCTGGAGGGGGGTATGAGGAAACACGTTTATCACAACAATGTGTGGACACCACCAAATATCCTTGCTATGTGTCATGATTTGATTTGTCCCTAGTATCTTTCCCTCTATATGCTTGGTCAGTTTACATTGGAAATGTACTGCTGAGTAATTGTACATACGTAGCTAGTAATTTCATCATATCTATGACCGAATCTGTTAATTCTTTGGAGTCTAAgacgtttgggggggggggttgttaaatTGAAATCTGGATTTGTTTttagatggtcatactatggatcatttagctatttgatttggaattgtaggaccttttttttataccttttaggtataatatatatatatatatatatatatatatatatatatatatatatatatatatatataaaatatgtatatatgtatatgccCATAGAatcacattgaataacacattcataaatggcaaaaaggactgtccaaaaataaataataagaaacaaggttttgaagtgtttgtCTTAATTCTAGGAGACGTACAAAAAAACTCAGGaaatatatctatattttttacacatatttaaccccttattggGTAGGCACAAAACTAACTTTTTTTTACCTGTACctgttaccttcagacgagtcccgtgacacttgtgggagtcgtagagcaaaacggaaaaCATCATCATGTTCAGGAGAATCCCATTAGTTTGAAGCCCGAAGTGTTTGGACGCTACCAAACAGAAGTTTGCACATCGACGGTACTTACTTCGTATGAGTCTcttgacacttgtgggggtcatagagcaaaatggagaacatCATTCGTGAGTCTCCCCCTTTCAAAAGACTGGTCATAATAGCTCTAGTCCTTCGGACACAacagacgtttttgtgagaagactaattttcgggatgtctcatggtctgacaaacaccgctctagctttgccacctttcaccacagttGTGGAAGTGCGACAggcagatgtggtggattgagaagcatccaatgcaaaaaaacatctctATCTTAAACTTTGATTGGGATTTTTGTTATGAACCGGTGCATCAATCTACTCTAAGGGGTTAAAACAAACTATTTCATTAACTTAATTATCACAGTAGCATTACTCAAAGCCCCTCAAAGGTTATGGGGTTAAAGGTTACTATCacgacccaaatgcagactgtgttgaagtaacaatatttattacagcaacaggggcaggcaaataaCAGGGGCAAGCAAACAACGGGCAGGGGTCGATTATCCAGAGTAGTGGCAAAGGcgcaggacggcaggcaggctcaggctcaggggcaggcagagtggtcaggcaggcaggctcaggctcaggggcaggcagagtggtcaggcaggcaggctcagagtcagaacaggcaaaggtcaaaaccaggagagcgagaaaaagagactggggaaaaacaggagctgagacaaaatgctggttgacttgacaaacaggacatactggcaacagacagaaaacacaggtataagtaccaaGGCGTGACAGTTAGCAggcctctccaaccctgttcctagagagctaccgtcctgtaggttttcactccaaccctaatctagcacacttGAATCTAATAATAAACTGGATAGTTACAACTgtggttggagcgaaaacctactgGAGGGTAGCTCTCTCAGAACAGGGTTtgagagccctggtcaaaaggataCCAAATAATGGGCATATAATTCTAGTCAGAGtcgcaaagaaaaagccatatctcagactggccaataaaaataaaaggttaagatgggcaaaataacacaaacactggacagaggaactctgcctagaaggccagcatcctggagtcgcctcttcactgttgacgttgagactggtgttttacgggtactatttaacgaagctaccagttgaggacttgtgagacgtctgtttctcaagctagacactataatgtacttgtcctcttactcagttgtgcaccgcggcctcccattcctctttctattctggttagagccagtttgcgctgttctgtgaagggagtagtagacagcgctgtacgagatcttcagtttcttggcaatttctcgcatggagtagcccttatttctcagaacaaaaatagactgacgagtttcagaagaaaattatttgtttctggctattttgtgcctgtaatcaaaccccaaaatgctgatgctccagatactcacccactctaaagaaggccagttgtattgcttctttaatcagaacaacatttttcagttgtgctaacataattgcaaaagggttttctcatgatcaattagccttttaaaatgactaacttggattagctaacacaacgtgccattggaacacaggagtgatggttgctgataatgggcctctgtacacctatgtagatattccattaaaaatcagctgtttccagccacaatagtcatttacaacattaacaatgtctacactgtatttctgatcaatttgatgttattttaatggacaaaacaatttgcttttctttcaaaaacaaggacatttctaattaaccccaaacttttgaacggtagtgtctATCAACCAATACAGCTGGTCCTGTACATTTCTGTGAAACTGCTGCTTTTACTGATATCTGGTCTCCTATCTCGTTTCTGCACTCTGGAAAACACAGATGCCCTTCAAGGCACCTGACCTCTGGAGTGTGCCGAGGATATCAGTGTGTGTCTGCAGTTATCAGCCTAACACATTGCGTGTAAGAGAAGGAATGTGTTCAAATACACATGCAATAGAATCCAAACTTTCAGGGCCTGTTAAAGGGCTACTAGGGGCCGATTAAAAACCATGCTCAATGAATCTTCATTGATACGTTGTCAATCGGAAAATAGTCATCCATGTTTATTTCTTGATATCAGCCTCCATACAATGCCATTTAATTAAGTTTCTTAGCTTTGAAGCAGAATGTAGAAACAAATTGATGTTTCCAAAATGatcgatttttttttatttttttgcagttCATCTACATTCAAGCAACACGTGTCATATGTTGCATATAATCCTTGTGTATTTGGTTTACAATCTTGGAATGTTAAGTGCAGTCTAGGCAAAAGCACAACAGGGCTACTATAGCTGAGATGGCTGAGATGATGAAATCATCCACATTGAGATGGATTTGTCTACAGTGAAACCACAGTCAGTAGACATAATGAAATATATTGTATGAACTACTTATATGAGCCACTTGTTCATACACATAAAACATGAACAAAAAGTGAGTAAAGCAATCCAAAAAGAAATGTTGGCGGCTATCAAAATGCTGACATGCCTTATATTGATGCCAAGTCAATTATGACTCTAGCCCTTGGTGCTTCACAGAAAGAACATCTGGAGAACATTTGTACAGTGCCATCGTGCATGGATGGAACAACATGGATACAAGATTTGAAACATTTCTGTTCtttacattaaaataacatataGTCCATATACATAATGGTTTTACAGTCTAGTTTAGCATAACAGTTGTACATCAAAATGATTTTACAGTTTCACACATTTCAAGAGTAACCTGGGTAGAAAACACTCACTTTGGTGTTGCAAGACAATACCTTGTGACTCTCCTACAGTAAACTACTAACTAAGGAGGACAGGCAAAAGGTGTTGACATTACATACCTTGTCTCTTCCATTGCTGCTCAGTGTTAACCCCTGCCTACCTGAGCTTTAATGTCAGAGTGATACGTAAAGGCTTTGGCTTCTTTTGAGCATACACCTGTGAATCGATGAGATGTCCAGTTTAAATACAACTTGAACACCAATGTTTGCAAAAAGGTGTGGGAAGGAAACAGCTGGCACCCTCCATAGCGCCTCTGTCACACAATGCTCCTATACGTTGCCTACTAAACAGTGCTGCCTGTGGAAGGCCATGGGAAGGCCCGAACGTGATGTGCTTCGGAAACTTTTCCATGGAGATATACCAATTTGTTAAAGGCTTTTTCAAATTGCGCTGTGCCAAGGAACTTTTTAAAACTTTATTGTTCCTCCAGTAGTCAAATTAGATAATCCGTTCAAATTAATTAGCATTCAATGATAGCGTacgattataaaaaaaaaaaaactttgagtTGTGGAAATACCAAGCTTATTGCTAGATGAAACTGCACAGTATTAGGGGAGACTGGAGCAAAAAACAGCCCACAGTTTATATTGATCCTAATATTTAGTAAGGCTTAATGAAACCATAATGTAGGTTTGATGACAGGATAAGCatttagggtggcaggtagcctagcagttagagcattgggccagtaactgaaaggttgttagtttcaatccctgagctgacaaggtggtacccttcaagtaaagtgttacccattATAGTGAAGGACCCCAGTTGAAAAATGACACAGCATTGCATGAAAGCAGTGTCCCATGGAAGTGACTTCAAGCTCTGTCTCCCCTACCGCAAATAACACACGGCACTTAAAGTGCTATCATCATACAACAGTCCCCACTAAGGATATAAGTTCAATAGGAGGAGCAACACCACCAAGCCAAGAGTGTTCCCAGTTCGTGAAGCCGCActttccctctgctcctcctccccctctcccccctcctcttcctcctcttcttccaccaccTTGTTCAGGCTGTCACACTTCTCCCCGGTGTGTCCCTCATAGCAGTGACAGCGGAACCTCTCGGACAGTAGTTGGAGCTCGTGCTGCGAGTGCCAGCCAGTGACCACAAAGTCCCCGTCCCCTGAGGGCTGGATGTGGTAGCTGTCTCCGCTCAGGTGGAGGTAGTACGGGGCGTGGAGGTTCCTGCGGACACAGCGGCCGTTGCTCTGGCACAGGAAGTCACTGCAGACCTCTGCAGCCCGTGTCACATTGGTGATGTACTGACCCAGGCGCTGGTTCAGGAAGGACTTCACCTTTGTGCAGTTGTGctggagacaagagagagagagagagagagagagagagagagagagagatagagagagagagagagagataaaacgaAGAGACAGTCAAACAAATAAGGACATTGTGCAATCCACGATAATCCCTTATTTACTTTAGCGCGTTGCCCCATACTGTCATAACTATTCTCTGTTGGTTTTCAGCTATTTTCAACCAACTATTGTCCTCCTTATAGCATTGGTACGTCTTACACCCAGATTTATAAAATGCTTGAAGCTTCAACTCAAGCTTCAAGAGAACCCAGTAAGCAAAATTAagttgaaaatacatattttagacTTCATTTCCAGATGTTGACGGTGTATTTTATCTgctgaatgaaaggtgaaaatacTTCTTTTCCGGATGCTGAAAATACTTGTTTTCTGGACGTTGCATTTGAGGTGCTGAATGAAAGGAGAAAATACAAAGACgtcaaaaatatgtattttccagacATTGAAAAGAGATAATTTACAGATATTGAAATGAGTATTTTTTGGTCATTGATTCTGTGGCCAAATTTCAACTGCACATACAATATCAATGGCAATCTGTTGATGAGCAAGGCACAAAACACAAATTGCTCCTGTAATCCGCTCtgtataagagtgtctgctaaaatgtaatgtaaatatAAACTGTGCAGTACTGTGATGTTCAAACTTGTGAAATATAGCCTAGACGTCTATGATTCGGTTGGACAGACCACATTTGTACTTGTTTGGGGgtggagctcattagaataatacccagCATGCGTTTGCAAgtgtttgtttttacatttacaaTAACGTAATACATTTAATGTTGCAATCTTCATTTTGCTTATCTTTCCTATTTTAAGAGGCATTATATCACAATAATAATTTATTAGGGTTAGTATATAGACTGTAtttagactttcttttttctactgtgtcattgacttgtttattgtgttattggcttgtttattgtttattccatatgtaactctgtgttgttgtctgtgttccacaagatatagtcctgacACACATCTAGGGTTGCTAGATGTGCGATCCAGTCGTTcgttctttttgttctgtatctatagacACGATCCAGTCGTTcattctttttgttctgtatctatagacacgatccagtcgttcgttctttttgttctgtatctatagacacgatccagtcgttcgttctttttgttctgtatctatagacacgatccagtcgttcgttctttttgttctgtatctatagacacgatccagtcgttcgttctttttgttctgtatctatagacacgatccagtcgttcgttctttttgttctgtatctatagacACGATCCAGTCGTTcattctttttgttctgtatctatagacACGATCCAGTCGTTcattctttttgttctgtatctatagacACGATCCAGTCGTTcattctttttgttctgtatctatagacacgatccagtcgttcgttctttttgttctgtatctatagacACGATCCAGTCGTTcattctttttg
Encoded here:
- the LOC139407572 gene encoding hyaluronidase-5-like, encoding MTLLGTNWALPKTDPPVDPDYPFLFMWNAPTELCETRFGVVLNLSHFQLVSSTLKSATNQSISIFYTDRFGLFPYVDEDTGEMYDEGLPQLIDFQEHREQAEDDIEYYIPEDQPGLAILDFEEWRPQWVRNWGSKDVYRDLSIETVKTKTPTLSDDEAEDRAKIVFERAAKRYFLRSLLVGKRLRPNRLWGYYLYPDCYNYDYNQDMSDYSGSCPELEQERNDELMWLWKESTALYPSIYLELILRDSYQASLFVRHRIQEAMRVSMLPNQSYAIPVYAYIRPVFKDSGDDYMSEYDLVNTIGEAAALGAAGVISWGDMNVTDSEDSCFTARRHLEKIMNPYILNVSTASRLCSGALCRANGRCIRKHWDRDDYLHLNPYTFQIKRYKTGNLAVKGEMSQYEIDWFADRFDCLCYSDEPCQSSSTPNSFPNFVQSNGTPQYFQPFVILTSVYSMYVFLVMMCNNTGSW